Proteins from a single region of Anthonomus grandis grandis chromosome 10, icAntGran1.3, whole genome shotgun sequence:
- the LOC126740898 gene encoding 39S ribosomal protein L33, mitochondrial, which produces MFLTRTLLKKVKAKDIMVRMESLVSGHTFNKIRPRLADKLEVIRFDPRIQKECVYREKKKVRSM; this is translated from the exons ATGTTTCTCACAAGAACTttactaaaaaaagtcaaagccaa GGACATCATGGTACGCATGGAAAGCCTGGTATCCGGACACACTTTCAACAAAATAAGACCCAGACTCGCCGATAAACTTGAAGTGATCAGATTCGACCCTAGGA ttcaaaaaGAGTGTGTATATCGAGAAAAGAAGAAGGTTAGAAGTATGTAG